A genomic segment from Salvelinus sp. IW2-2015 unplaced genomic scaffold, ASM291031v2 Un_scaffold7210, whole genome shotgun sequence encodes:
- the LOC112079202 gene encoding E3 ubiquitin-protein ligase RMND5A — protein sequence KGNLSCLPSLQIEIDLGKKCWYHSVFACPILRQQTSESNPPMKLICGHVISRDALNKLTNAGKLKCPYCPMEQNPSDAKQIFF from the exons AAGGGTAACCTgtcctgtctcccctccctccagatTGAGATAGACCTGGGGAAGAAGTGCTGGTACCACTCCGTGTTCGCCTGTCCCATCCTCCGGCAGCAGACGTCAGAGAGCAACCCTCCCATGAAGCTCATCTGTGGACACGTCATCTCCAGAGACGCCCTCAACAAACTCACCAACGCTGGAAA aCTGAAATGTCCCTACTGTCCCATGGAGCAGAACCCGTCAGATGCCAAGCAGATCTTCTTTTGA